The following are encoded together in the Mesoterricola sediminis genome:
- the nifJ gene encoding pyruvate:ferredoxin (flavodoxin) oxidoreductase → MAERRMVTLDGNEATASVAHRLNEVIAIYPITPSSNMGEFSDEWSAQGRKNIWNTVPSVVEMQSEGGAAGAVHGAMQAGALTTSFTASQGLLLFIPNMYKIAGELTPFVLHVSARTIATHALSIFGDHADVMACRQTGFAMLSADSVQQAHDFALISQASTLKSRVPFIHFFDGFRTSHEVNKIEMLNDDDLRAMVTDEMVKDYRSRALTPDAPLVRGTAQNPDTYFQAREACNPYYNACPEIVQAEMDRFAELTGRKYKLFDYHGHPEAERVMIIMGSGGDTATEYVDWALAKGEKIGLLQVRLFRPFSIKHFIGALPKTVKKLAVLDRCKEPGALGDPLYLDVVTALREAAEEGISHFDQAPRVFAGRYGLSSKEFNPSCIKAIYDNLAKDKPKNHFTVGIVDDVTFSSLDMDHEFDIEGADVKRAMFYGLGSDGTVGANKNSIKIIAEETTNYGQGYFVYDSKKAGAITISHLRFGPKPIRSAYLIRKANFVACHNTSFLDKYDMLSSAEVGATFLLNSPFSKDEVWDSLPKEVQTAIVSKKLRFFTIDAFDVARKTGMGVRINTIMQTCFFAISGVLPREEAIAQIKKAIKKTYGKKGEAVIKKNFEAVDTTLEHLHQVEVPATVTAERVMPPTVADEAPDFIKRVTAIMMQGNGDLLPVSAFPVDGTWPVGTTKWEKRNIAMDIPVWDQSICIQCNKCALICPHAAIRPKVYDPACLSGAPETFKSVDYKGAEFKGQKYTIQVAPEDCTGCGICVAVCPAKDKSNPKHKAIDMTLQAPLRQQEAENFKFFLELPEADRTVLKTDVKGSQFMQPLFEYSGACAGCGETPYIKLMTQLFGDRALIANATGCSSIYGGNLPTTPYTVNKDGRGPAWANSLFEDNAEFGLGFRLAVDKHQEFALELLHRLAAQVGDELVAGIVAADQSNEAGIQAQRERVAALKAKLAGIKDPEAPRLALVADYLVKKSIWIVGGDGWAYDIGYGGLDHVLASGRNVNILVLDTEVYSNTGGQASKSTPLGAAAKFAMAGKPLPKKDLGMIAMSYGNVYVAKVAMGAKDVQVAKAFLEAESYDGPSIIIAYSHCIAHGFDLVQGCEQQKLAVDSGHWPLFRFDPRRIEQGEGPLQMDSAAPKVEIGNYILNETRFRMVQQQNPEHFKHLLAMAQREVTNRYASYENLAKLTMPVKTAE, encoded by the coding sequence ATGGCCGAACGTCGCATGGTTACCTTGGACGGTAACGAAGCTACGGCATCAGTCGCGCACCGCTTGAATGAGGTGATCGCGATCTACCCGATCACCCCCTCTTCCAACATGGGCGAGTTCTCCGACGAGTGGAGCGCCCAGGGCCGGAAGAACATCTGGAACACCGTCCCGTCGGTGGTCGAGATGCAGTCCGAAGGCGGCGCGGCCGGCGCGGTCCACGGTGCCATGCAGGCTGGCGCCCTGACGACCTCCTTCACCGCCTCCCAGGGTCTTCTGCTGTTCATCCCGAACATGTACAAGATCGCGGGCGAGCTGACCCCCTTCGTGCTGCACGTGTCCGCTCGCACGATCGCTACCCACGCCCTCTCCATCTTCGGAGACCACGCCGACGTGATGGCCTGCCGCCAGACCGGCTTCGCCATGCTGAGCGCCGACAGCGTCCAGCAGGCCCATGACTTCGCCCTCATCTCCCAGGCCTCCACCCTGAAGAGCCGGGTCCCCTTCATCCACTTCTTCGACGGCTTCCGCACCTCCCACGAAGTCAACAAGATCGAGATGCTGAATGACGATGACCTGCGCGCCATGGTCACCGACGAGATGGTGAAGGACTACCGCAGCCGGGCCCTGACCCCCGACGCCCCCCTGGTCCGCGGCACCGCCCAGAACCCCGACACCTACTTCCAGGCCCGCGAAGCCTGCAATCCCTACTACAACGCCTGCCCCGAGATCGTGCAGGCCGAGATGGACCGCTTCGCCGAGCTCACCGGCCGCAAGTACAAGCTCTTCGACTACCACGGCCACCCCGAGGCCGAGCGCGTCATGATCATCATGGGCTCGGGCGGCGACACCGCCACCGAGTACGTGGACTGGGCCCTGGCCAAGGGCGAGAAGATCGGCCTCCTGCAGGTCCGCCTGTTCAGGCCCTTCTCCATCAAGCACTTCATCGGCGCCCTGCCCAAGACCGTCAAGAAGCTCGCGGTCCTGGACCGCTGCAAGGAGCCCGGCGCCCTCGGCGATCCCCTCTACCTCGACGTGGTCACCGCCCTGCGCGAGGCCGCCGAGGAGGGCATCAGCCACTTCGACCAGGCCCCCCGCGTCTTCGCCGGCCGCTACGGCCTCTCCAGCAAGGAATTCAACCCGAGCTGCATCAAGGCCATCTACGACAACCTGGCCAAGGACAAGCCGAAGAACCACTTCACCGTCGGCATCGTCGACGACGTCACCTTCAGCAGCCTCGACATGGACCACGAGTTCGACATCGAGGGCGCCGACGTCAAGCGCGCGATGTTCTACGGCCTCGGCTCCGACGGCACGGTGGGCGCCAACAAGAACTCCATCAAGATCATCGCCGAAGAGACCACCAACTACGGCCAGGGCTACTTCGTCTACGACTCCAAGAAGGCCGGCGCCATCACGATCAGCCACCTGCGCTTCGGGCCCAAGCCCATCCGCAGCGCCTACCTGATCCGCAAGGCCAACTTCGTCGCCTGCCACAACACGAGCTTCCTCGACAAGTACGACATGCTCTCCTCCGCCGAGGTGGGCGCCACCTTCCTGCTGAACTCCCCCTTCTCCAAGGATGAGGTGTGGGACAGCCTGCCGAAGGAGGTCCAGACCGCCATCGTGTCCAAGAAGCTGCGCTTCTTCACGATCGACGCCTTCGACGTGGCCCGCAAGACCGGCATGGGCGTGCGCATCAACACGATCATGCAGACCTGCTTCTTCGCCATCTCCGGCGTGCTGCCCCGCGAGGAGGCCATCGCCCAGATCAAGAAGGCCATCAAGAAGACCTACGGCAAGAAGGGCGAGGCCGTCATCAAGAAGAACTTCGAGGCCGTGGACACCACCCTCGAGCACCTGCACCAGGTCGAGGTCCCCGCGACCGTGACCGCCGAGCGCGTCATGCCCCCGACCGTGGCCGACGAGGCTCCGGACTTCATCAAGCGCGTCACCGCCATCATGATGCAGGGCAACGGCGACCTGCTCCCCGTCAGCGCCTTCCCCGTGGACGGCACCTGGCCCGTGGGCACCACCAAGTGGGAGAAGCGCAACATCGCGATGGACATCCCCGTCTGGGACCAGAGCATCTGCATCCAGTGCAACAAGTGCGCGCTGATCTGCCCCCACGCCGCCATCCGGCCCAAGGTCTACGATCCGGCCTGCCTCTCCGGCGCCCCCGAGACCTTCAAGTCCGTCGACTACAAGGGCGCCGAGTTCAAGGGCCAGAAGTACACGATCCAGGTCGCTCCCGAGGACTGCACCGGCTGCGGCATCTGCGTCGCCGTCTGCCCCGCCAAGGACAAGAGCAACCCCAAGCACAAGGCCATCGACATGACGCTCCAGGCTCCCCTGCGCCAGCAGGAGGCCGAGAACTTCAAGTTCTTCCTCGAGCTCCCCGAGGCCGACCGCACCGTCCTGAAGACCGACGTGAAGGGCAGCCAGTTCATGCAGCCGCTCTTCGAGTACTCCGGCGCCTGCGCCGGCTGCGGCGAGACCCCCTACATCAAGCTGATGACCCAGCTCTTCGGTGACCGGGCCCTCATCGCCAACGCCACCGGCTGCTCCTCCATCTACGGCGGCAACCTGCCCACCACGCCCTACACCGTCAACAAGGACGGCCGCGGTCCCGCCTGGGCCAACAGCCTGTTCGAGGACAACGCGGAATTCGGCCTGGGCTTCCGCCTCGCCGTGGACAAGCACCAGGAGTTCGCCCTCGAGCTGCTGCACCGCCTCGCCGCCCAGGTGGGCGATGAGCTGGTGGCCGGCATCGTCGCCGCCGACCAGAGCAACGAGGCCGGCATCCAGGCCCAGCGCGAGCGGGTCGCCGCCCTCAAGGCCAAGCTGGCCGGCATCAAGGATCCCGAGGCGCCCCGCCTCGCCCTCGTGGCCGACTACCTGGTCAAGAAGAGCATCTGGATCGTCGGCGGAGACGGCTGGGCGTATGACATCGGCTACGGCGGCCTCGACCACGTGCTGGCCTCCGGCCGGAACGTGAACATCCTGGTCCTCGACACCGAGGTCTACTCCAACACCGGCGGCCAGGCCTCCAAGTCCACCCCCCTCGGCGCCGCCGCGAAGTTCGCCATGGCCGGCAAGCCCCTGCCCAAGAAGGACCTGGGCATGATCGCCATGAGCTACGGCAACGTCTACGTCGCCAAGGTGGCCATGGGCGCCAAGGACGTCCAGGTGGCCAAGGCCTTCCTCGAGGCCGAGAGCTACGACGGTCCGTCCATCATCATCGCCTACAGCCACTGCATCGCCCACGGCTTCGACCTGGTCCAGGGCTGCGAGCAGCAGAAGCTGGCCGTGGACTCCGGCCACTGGCCGCTGTTCCGCTTCGACCCCCGCCGCATCGAGCAGGGCGAAGGCCCCCTGCAGATGGATTCCGCCGCGCCCAAGGTCGAGATCGGGAACTACATCCTCAACGAGACCCGGTTCCGCATGGTGCAGCAGCAGAACCCCGAGCACTTCAAGCACCTGCTCGCCATGGCGCAGCGCGAGGTCACCAACCGCTACGCCTCCTACGAGAACCTGGCCAAGCTGACC
- the guaB gene encoding IMP dehydrogenase, with the protein MLTLPLTQALTFDDVLLVPGPSDVHPNQVDLSSTLVQGVKLGIPLLSAAMDTVTEGRLAIGLAQQGGVGIIHKNLSIDRQAEEVDKVKRSESGMITDPIVIHPDAPIREAEAMMAKYRISGVPVVENHRLVGILTNRDLRFEDRWELPVREVMTKDRLVTVPVGTTLLEARAILQKHRIEKLLVVDDAGDLKGLITVKDIQKSTNYPNACKDAQGRLRVGAALGVGPELLDRAKALVAARVDVLCLDSSHGHSAGVLDALRRLRAALPDVPVIAGNVATYQGARDLCEAGASAVKVGIGPGSICTTRIVTGAGMPQVTAIVEASRACREAGVPCIADGGIKFSGDVAKALAAGADAVMIGSLFAGTDEAPGETIFYGGRTYKSYRGMGSLGAMKQGSKDRYFQEGKDDTKLVPEGIEGQVPYKGRLVDLIAQLVGGLRAGMGLVGGRDIADFQQKATFVQISGSGLRESHAHDVMITKEAPNYRMD; encoded by the coding sequence ATGCTCACCTTGCCCCTGACCCAGGCGTTGACCTTCGACGATGTGCTCCTCGTGCCCGGCCCATCGGACGTGCACCCGAACCAGGTGGACCTCAGTTCCACGCTGGTCCAGGGCGTGAAGCTGGGCATCCCGCTCCTGTCCGCGGCCATGGACACGGTCACCGAAGGGCGGCTGGCCATCGGCCTCGCCCAGCAGGGGGGCGTGGGCATCATCCACAAGAACCTCAGCATCGACCGGCAGGCGGAGGAAGTGGACAAGGTCAAGCGCTCCGAGAGCGGCATGATCACCGACCCCATCGTCATCCACCCCGACGCCCCCATCCGGGAGGCGGAGGCCATGATGGCCAAGTACCGCATCTCCGGCGTGCCCGTGGTGGAGAACCACCGGCTCGTCGGCATCCTCACCAACCGGGACCTGCGCTTCGAGGACCGCTGGGAGCTGCCGGTGCGCGAGGTCATGACCAAGGACCGCCTGGTGACCGTGCCCGTGGGCACCACCCTGCTGGAGGCCCGGGCCATCCTCCAGAAGCACCGCATCGAGAAGCTGCTCGTGGTGGACGACGCGGGCGACCTGAAGGGCCTCATCACCGTCAAGGACATCCAGAAGTCCACCAACTACCCCAACGCCTGCAAGGACGCCCAGGGCCGCCTCCGGGTGGGCGCCGCGCTGGGCGTGGGCCCCGAGCTCCTCGACCGGGCCAAGGCCCTCGTCGCCGCGCGGGTGGACGTGCTCTGCCTGGACAGCAGCCACGGCCACAGCGCGGGCGTGCTGGACGCCCTCCGCCGCCTCCGGGCCGCCCTCCCCGACGTGCCGGTCATCGCCGGCAACGTCGCCACCTACCAGGGGGCCCGCGACCTCTGCGAGGCCGGCGCCTCCGCGGTCAAGGTGGGCATCGGGCCCGGCTCCATCTGCACCACGCGCATCGTCACCGGCGCGGGCATGCCCCAGGTCACGGCCATCGTGGAGGCCAGCCGGGCCTGCCGCGAGGCCGGGGTCCCCTGCATCGCGGACGGCGGCATCAAGTTCAGCGGGGACGTGGCCAAGGCCCTGGCGGCCGGCGCCGACGCCGTCATGATCGGCAGCCTCTTCGCGGGCACGGACGAGGCCCCGGGCGAGACCATCTTCTACGGCGGCCGCACCTACAAGTCCTACCGGGGCATGGGCAGCCTGGGGGCCATGAAGCAGGGCTCCAAGGACCGCTACTTCCAGGAGGGCAAGGACGACACCAAGCTGGTGCCCGAGGGCATCGAGGGCCAGGTCCCCTACAAGGGCCGCCTGGTGGACCTCATCGCCCAGCTCGTGGGCGGCCTCCGGGCCGGCATGGGCCTGGTGGGCGGCCGGGACATCGCCGACTTCCAGCAGAAGGCCACCTTCGTGCAGATCAGCGGCTCCGGCCTGCGCGAAAGCCACGCCCACGACGTGATGATCACCAAGGAAGCCCCCAACTACCGCATGGATTGA
- the rbr gene encoding rubrerythrin, whose product MMEFNESRTARNLLKAFAGESQARNRYTFAAQVARAEGLEHVAAVFEETAANEREHARLFYAHLARLAPGALEITATYPVVAGDTAAQLKAAVDGENEEWTALYPEFAKIAREEGFPEVARTFEWIAKVEKEHEGRFARLYDHVVNGTVFQRGEKIYWRCRECGHIHEGPVAPKLCPVCQKPQGYFEPVAERF is encoded by the coding sequence ATCATGGAATTCAACGAGAGCCGGACCGCGCGGAACCTGCTCAAGGCCTTCGCCGGCGAGAGCCAGGCCCGCAACCGATACACCTTCGCGGCCCAGGTCGCCCGCGCCGAGGGCCTGGAGCACGTGGCCGCGGTGTTCGAGGAGACCGCCGCCAACGAGCGCGAGCACGCGCGCCTCTTCTACGCCCACCTGGCCAGACTGGCCCCGGGCGCCCTGGAGATCACCGCCACCTACCCCGTCGTGGCCGGCGACACCGCGGCCCAGCTCAAGGCGGCCGTGGACGGCGAGAACGAGGAGTGGACGGCCCTCTACCCCGAGTTCGCGAAGATCGCCCGGGAGGAGGGCTTCCCCGAGGTGGCCCGCACCTTCGAGTGGATCGCCAAGGTCGAGAAGGAGCACGAGGGCCGGTTCGCCCGCCTGTATGACCACGTGGTGAACGGCACCGTCTTCCAGCGCGGCGAGAAGATCTACTGGCGCTGCCGCGAGTGCGGCCACATCCACGAGGGCCCCGTGGCCCCCAAGCTCTGCCCCGTCTGCCAGAAGCCCCAGGGCTACTTCGAGCCGGTGGCCGAGCGGTTCTGA
- a CDS encoding DUF3857 domain-containing protein, with protein MVRIPSLVLILSAGAGALMAGGPWETAAPLAADPRAVVEAAKAHPPREGKAVLVLHEAYTWVLDAQGRRHRVSHSLYRIDGEAALKSWSEVGAGWGPWYQARPVIRARVITPDGKVHPLDPATLGEYATGQGGDGLFESRKSLNGPLPHTAVGVIVEQEIVADDTEPFFGTGSMARVQLAQNVPVVNVRFTLDVPAGTPLHWRVTNLAGKAPVQTTEGGRTRLTLETGPLEPPRDWEPLEDSGKEAPAAFWYSTLPGWGQVAEAYHALVKLDPLPEDLAARMAGLKASGLPRREVAAQALAELQKRVRYTGVEFDDAAIVPREPRETLQRGFGDCKDKATLLVALLEKAGVPARVALLNVGPDPDVEPDMPGMGMFDHAIVHCPGPDPLWIDPTVELAPAGQLPWQDQGRLALVVDPATRELVRIPKEGMEANRIVETRDVHLSEWGDARVVETTDYFGLDALSARSDLASLDAKAMRENMERYVKSAYNAKSLGALDCSDLKDVSKPVRFVLEAKDTPRGHTWWREAKAELVVWPMLSGLIRVLEGEDDAKPLPARTKDLRWRVPYVKEWTYRVHPPQGYALRKLPEGGEVVLGPARFRRTYGLEKDGSVTATHRFESGPEAWTAAEVEAARKAVKAFGETPRVDLLFDQEGELLLKAGKTGEALASFRKLAAAQPRSPLTLCRQAQALLSAGLGEAAREKARQAVALDPGSWVAQETLGWVLQFDLVGRRFKDGWDRAGSIAAYRKAEALDATEWGWRADFAYLLEHDAGGERYTAGASLDQAIAQYRFIRDTLKVDSRDEWLLGALGEAGRHWEALTLARDLKASAFRNGWLVASMVQLQDVDKSLAELPGLLGGQFTWKDAIAPAVLHLANAGAYARAARLIQGGPQGAEGADERRFLAEALSKVVPAEAASRAKADPKAALVRAIQAIAAPGAELKVLDAVATPGFKAHLAAGNRWEGFRNYTASVDLAFRSQGLRRRAALDLTLTIAQLAVDGDEARGYRVRATFPGTSGGTYRQTWYFTVDRGVAKVCACEFALATVGAEALRRADAGDLAGARFFLDGAREAVNRNGGDDPLNAAPFPYLWTRGQAATADEVRWAAAALRIWVKEDPSIGPLLEAGLRGAKDLTRRTYARLALAFRQEDSRQWEALEATTEPLRADFPDSPAAQGFHLTVLSAKKDWKGLLARSQELLAANPGNLVFQANRDGALNHLESREARIARLEAMVEREQPSTWHLNSLAWLHAVEGRVTEKTVELARRMIRMDTGDSASRLHTLATVLADRGYAAEAMQILHRCIQARGAGRPDSNEWFVVGLIAEALGEPEAARRCYALVKPSAPDSGELPGESCHEMAQQRLARLPK; from the coding sequence ATGGTCCGGATTCCCTCCCTCGTCCTCATCCTGTCCGCCGGGGCGGGCGCCCTGATGGCGGGCGGCCCGTGGGAGACCGCGGCGCCCCTGGCCGCCGACCCCCGGGCGGTGGTGGAGGCGGCCAAGGCCCACCCGCCCCGGGAGGGCAAGGCCGTCCTCGTCCTCCACGAGGCCTACACCTGGGTGCTGGACGCCCAGGGCCGGCGGCACCGGGTCTCCCACTCCCTCTACCGCATCGACGGCGAGGCGGCCCTGAAGAGCTGGAGCGAGGTCGGGGCCGGCTGGGGCCCATGGTACCAGGCGCGCCCCGTCATCCGCGCCCGGGTCATCACGCCCGATGGGAAGGTCCATCCCCTGGATCCGGCCACCCTGGGCGAATATGCCACGGGGCAGGGGGGGGACGGTCTCTTCGAGTCCCGCAAGAGCCTGAACGGGCCCCTGCCGCACACGGCCGTGGGGGTGATCGTGGAGCAGGAGATCGTCGCGGACGACACGGAGCCCTTCTTCGGCACGGGCTCCATGGCCCGGGTCCAGCTGGCCCAGAATGTCCCCGTCGTGAATGTCCGCTTCACCCTGGACGTGCCCGCGGGCACGCCGCTCCACTGGCGGGTGACGAACCTGGCGGGGAAGGCGCCTGTCCAGACGACGGAGGGCGGCCGCACCCGCCTCACCCTGGAGACCGGCCCCCTGGAGCCCCCCCGGGACTGGGAGCCCCTGGAGGATTCCGGGAAGGAGGCGCCCGCCGCCTTCTGGTACTCGACCCTGCCCGGCTGGGGCCAGGTGGCCGAGGCCTACCACGCCCTGGTCAAGCTGGATCCCCTCCCCGAGGACCTGGCGGCCCGGATGGCCGGGCTGAAGGCCTCCGGCCTGCCCCGGCGCGAGGTGGCGGCCCAGGCCCTCGCGGAGCTGCAGAAGCGGGTCCGCTACACCGGCGTCGAGTTCGACGACGCGGCCATCGTGCCCCGGGAGCCCCGGGAGACCCTCCAGCGGGGCTTCGGCGACTGCAAGGACAAGGCGACCCTCCTGGTGGCCCTCCTGGAGAAGGCCGGGGTGCCGGCCCGGGTGGCCCTGCTGAACGTGGGCCCCGACCCCGACGTGGAGCCCGACATGCCCGGCATGGGCATGTTCGACCACGCCATCGTGCACTGCCCCGGCCCGGACCCCCTGTGGATCGACCCCACGGTGGAGCTGGCCCCCGCGGGGCAGCTCCCGTGGCAGGACCAGGGCCGGCTGGCCCTGGTGGTGGATCCCGCCACGCGGGAGCTGGTCCGCATCCCCAAGGAGGGCATGGAGGCCAACCGGATCGTGGAGACCCGGGACGTCCACCTCTCCGAGTGGGGCGACGCCCGCGTGGTGGAGACCACGGACTACTTCGGCCTGGACGCCCTCTCCGCGCGTTCGGACCTCGCCAGCCTCGACGCCAAGGCCATGCGGGAGAACATGGAGCGCTACGTCAAGAGCGCCTACAACGCCAAGTCCCTGGGCGCCCTGGACTGCTCCGACCTCAAGGACGTGTCGAAGCCCGTGCGCTTCGTGCTCGAGGCCAAGGATACGCCCCGGGGCCATACCTGGTGGCGGGAGGCCAAGGCCGAGCTCGTGGTGTGGCCGATGCTCAGTGGCCTCATCCGCGTCCTGGAGGGGGAGGACGACGCCAAGCCCCTCCCGGCCCGCACCAAGGACCTCCGCTGGCGGGTGCCCTACGTCAAGGAATGGACCTACCGGGTGCATCCGCCCCAGGGCTACGCCCTGCGCAAGCTGCCCGAGGGGGGCGAGGTGGTCCTGGGACCCGCGCGGTTCCGCCGGACCTATGGGCTGGAGAAGGACGGCTCCGTCACCGCCACCCACCGCTTCGAATCCGGGCCGGAGGCCTGGACCGCCGCGGAGGTGGAAGCCGCCCGCAAGGCCGTCAAGGCCTTCGGCGAGACCCCCCGGGTGGACCTGCTGTTCGACCAGGAGGGAGAGCTCCTCCTGAAGGCCGGCAAGACCGGCGAGGCCCTGGCCTCCTTCCGGAAGCTGGCCGCCGCCCAGCCCCGCTCGCCCCTCACCCTCTGCCGCCAGGCCCAGGCCCTCCTGTCCGCCGGCCTTGGGGAGGCGGCGCGGGAGAAGGCCCGTCAGGCCGTGGCCCTGGATCCCGGCTCCTGGGTGGCCCAGGAGACCCTGGGGTGGGTCCTCCAGTTCGATCTCGTCGGGCGGCGCTTCAAGGACGGCTGGGACCGGGCCGGATCCATCGCTGCCTACCGGAAGGCCGAGGCGCTGGACGCGACCGAGTGGGGCTGGCGGGCGGACTTCGCCTACCTCCTCGAGCACGATGCCGGGGGGGAGCGCTACACCGCCGGGGCTTCGCTGGACCAGGCCATCGCCCAGTACCGCTTCATCCGCGACACCCTGAAGGTGGACAGCCGCGACGAGTGGCTCCTGGGCGCCCTGGGGGAGGCGGGCCGGCATTGGGAGGCCCTGACCCTGGCCCGGGATCTCAAGGCCTCCGCCTTCCGCAACGGCTGGCTGGTCGCATCCATGGTCCAGCTCCAGGACGTGGACAAGAGCCTGGCCGAGCTGCCGGGCCTCCTGGGTGGGCAGTTCACCTGGAAGGACGCCATCGCCCCCGCTGTCCTCCACCTGGCCAACGCCGGGGCCTACGCCCGGGCCGCCCGCCTCATCCAGGGCGGGCCCCAGGGGGCGGAGGGGGCGGATGAACGCCGCTTCCTGGCCGAGGCCCTCTCCAAGGTGGTGCCCGCCGAAGCGGCGAGCCGGGCCAAGGCCGATCCCAAGGCGGCCCTCGTCCGGGCCATCCAGGCGATCGCGGCCCCGGGGGCGGAGCTGAAGGTCCTGGACGCGGTGGCCACCCCCGGCTTCAAGGCCCACCTGGCCGCCGGGAACCGCTGGGAAGGCTTCAGGAACTACACCGCCTCCGTGGACCTCGCCTTCCGCTCCCAGGGCCTGCGGCGCCGCGCCGCCCTGGACCTCACCCTCACCATCGCCCAGCTCGCGGTGGACGGGGACGAGGCGCGGGGCTACCGGGTCCGCGCCACCTTCCCGGGCACCTCGGGCGGCACGTACCGGCAGACCTGGTACTTCACCGTGGATCGCGGCGTGGCCAAGGTGTGCGCCTGCGAGTTCGCCCTGGCCACGGTCGGCGCGGAGGCCCTGCGGCGGGCGGATGCGGGGGACCTGGCCGGCGCCAGGTTCTTCCTGGACGGGGCCCGGGAAGCCGTCAACCGGAACGGGGGCGACGATCCGCTCAACGCCGCCCCGTTCCCGTACCTGTGGACCCGGGGCCAGGCGGCCACCGCCGACGAGGTGCGCTGGGCCGCCGCCGCCCTGCGCATCTGGGTGAAGGAGGACCCCAGCATCGGCCCCCTGCTGGAGGCGGGGCTCCGGGGGGCGAAGGACCTCACCCGGCGCACCTACGCCCGGTTGGCCTTGGCCTTCCGGCAGGAGGACAGCCGGCAATGGGAGGCGCTGGAGGCGACGACGGAGCCGCTCCGCGCGGACTTCCCGGATTCCCCGGCCGCCCAGGGGTTCCACCTGACCGTGCTGAGCGCGAAGAAGGACTGGAAGGGGCTCCTGGCCCGCAGCCAGGAGCTGCTGGCGGCCAACCCCGGCAACCTCGTCTTCCAGGCCAACCGGGACGGGGCCCTCAACCACCTGGAGTCCCGGGAGGCCCGGATCGCCCGGCTCGAGGCCATGGTGGAGCGGGAGCAGCCCTCGACCTGGCACCTCAATTCCCTGGCCTGGCTCCACGCGGTCGAAGGCCGGGTCACCGAGAAGACCGTCGAGCTTGCGCGGCGCATGATCCGCATGGACACCGGGGACAGCGCCTCGCGGCTGCACACCCTGGCCACGGTCCTGGCCGACCGGGGCTACGCCGCGGAGGCGATGCAGATCCTCCACCGCTGCATCCAGGCCCGGGGGGCGGGCCGGCCCGACAGCAACGAGTGGTTCGTCGTGGGCCTCATCGCCGAGGCCCTGGGCGAGCCGGAGGCCGCGCGCCGCTGCTACGCCCTGGTGAAGCCCTCCGCCCCGGACTCGGGCGAACTCCCGGGCGAATCCTGCCACGAGATGGCCCAGCAGCGCCTGGCCCGCCTGCCGAAGTGA